One region of Eupeodes corollae chromosome 1, idEupCoro1.1, whole genome shotgun sequence genomic DNA includes:
- the LOC129944518 gene encoding signal transducer and transcription activator isoform X2: MSLWARICSAQEPEAYIMKAHYDLKGMYEIRVLFAAFIEERLSKDEKIPSEHTAHQFYKDLKSHIIDSARTVPVDFQYGEILSKMAHIQPIDFYSHLREGIAKEMEFIRNAASMPSHSFAPMGGGMDQLEELYNRIQELVKNIDMLKPNIQKTCSEFDQILTFCSSMNPQPPEMKTTLEQRYAAIYYQRNGVVMQLKEIVAEYEILHKSVIDVELKNWQRQQALAGNGAPLKDNLNQIQSCIELLLEIICKLAQLVDITRKSTNVDGGLDELHQRIRMQQEYLILSAFIVEKQPPQVMKTNTRFAAAVRWLVGPQLGINMNSPNIECIILSETQAQRHCSQRQMSDATPHSSGEILNNIGTMEYQQQSRVFSASFRNMQLKKIKRAEKKGTESVMDEKFALLFYTSVIVNDYRIRVWTLSLPVVVIVHGNQEPQSWATITWDNAFSEIVREPFQVPDRVSWARLADALYTKYVSATGRGPTEENKNFLYEKLFRNEYMMDQKDNISWTQFCKEPLPDRTFTFWDWFFSTMKLTKDQLVGPWKADLIVGFINKRTTEDILRRCTPGTFLLRFSDSELGGITVAFVREDGNVYMLAPWTAKDLNVRGLADRIQDLEMLKYVYPSNKNKDEAFGEFYSRTEQGTRDGYVRNVIVTTVPEMRQPAANTTPNHAHSPNPHDIHMVTDFQNSTIMHLDNMLYQPVNNMDDILSQLAQNNYPDGL, translated from the exons atgagttTGTGGGCAAGGATATGTAGTGCGCAGGAACCAGAGGCGTACATAATGAAAGCTCACTACGATTTAAAGGGCATGTATGAAATTCGTGTCCTTTTTGCAGCATTTATTGAAGAGCGATTGAG CAAAGATGAAAAGATTCCCAGCGAACATACAGCCCATCAATTTTATAAGGATCTTAAAAGTCACATTATAGATTCAGCTCGAACTGTTCCAGTTGATTTTCAGTATGGggaaattttaagtaaaatggcCCACATTCAACCAATAGATTTCTATTCACATCTCCGCGAAGGTATAGCCAAAGAAATGGAATTCATAAGAAATGCAGCATCAATGCCCAGCCATAGTTTTGCCCCAATGGGTGGTGGTATGGACCAACTTGAAGAGCTTTACAATCGCATTCAAGAACTCGTCAAGAACATCGATATGCTAAAGCCGAATATACAAAAGACCTGCAGTGAATTTGATCAAATCTTAACATTCTGCAGTTCAATGAATCCCCAGCCACCAGAAATGAAAACCACATTGGAACAACGTTACGCCGCAATATATTACCAGAGAAATGGTGTTGTAATGCAATTGAAAGAAATCGTTGCTGAATATGAAATTCTGCACAAATCTGTTATCGATGTGGAATTGAAGAATTGGCAGAGACAACAGGCATTGGCCGGGAATGGTGCACCTCTGAAAGATAACCTAAATCAAATACAAAGTTGTATTGAACTGTTGCTGGAGATTATTTGCAAATTGGCTCAATTGGTGGATATAACACGGAAAAGCACAAATGTCGATGGTGGACTTGATGAATTGCACCAGCGCATCAGGATGCAACAAGAATATTTGATATTATCTGCATTCATTGTTGAGAAACAACCGCCACAAGTGATGAAAACTAACACAAG gTTTGCAGCGGCTGTAAGGTGGTTGGTGGGTCCGCAACTGGGAATCAATATGAATAGTCCAAATATTGAATGCATAATTCTATCAG aaACACAAGCACAGCGTCATTGTAGCCAAAGGCAAATGAGCGATGCCACACCCCACTCATCCGGAGAAATCCTTAATAATATAGGAACTATGGAGTACCAACAACAGTCACGAGTGTTTTCTGCAAGTTTTAG aaatatgcaattgaaaaaaattaaacgagCTGAGAAAAAAGGAACTGAGAGTGTAATGGATGAAAAATTCGCCCTGCTTTTTTATACTTCTGTCATAGTTAATGACTATCGTATTCGA GTATGGACTTTGTCTCTTCCCGTTGTTGTGATTGTTCACGGTAATCAAGAACCACAGTCATGGGCCACTATCACATGGGATAATGCGTTTTCGGAAATTGTGCGAGAACCATTCCAAGTTCCCGACAGAGTTTCATGGGCTAGGCTAGCAGATGCGctatatacaaaatatgtatCTGCAACTGGACGGGGACCAAcagaggaaaataaaaattttcttt ATGAAAAATTGTTCCGAAATGAATACATGATGGACCAAAAAGATAATATCTCCTGGACACAATTTTGTAAGGAACCCTTGCCAGATCGTACATTTACGTTTTGGGATTGGTTCTTCTCAACCATGAAGCTTACTAAGGATCAATTGGTCGGTCCATGGAAGGCTGATTTGATTGTaggttttataaacaaaagaaccACCGAAGACATTCTTAGGAGATGTACTCCTGGAACTTTCCTTTTAAGATTTTCAGACAGTGAATTGG GTGGAATTACAGTAGCATTTGTTAGGGAAGATGGCAATGTTTATATGCTCGCTCCTTGGACGGCTAAGGATCTTAATGTTCGCGGCTTAGCGGATCGTATACAAGACTTGGAAATGCTAAAATATGTTTATCCCAGTAATAAGAACAAAGATGAAGCATTTGGTGAATTTTACTCCCGCACAG AACAAGGAACTAGAGATGGTTACGTTCGAAATGTTATTGTAACAACTGTACCCGAAATGAGACAACCCGCCGCAAATACAACGCCCAATCATGCACACTCGCCAAATCCACATGACATACACATGGTGACAGA
- the LOC129944518 gene encoding signal transducer and transcription activator isoform X3, with protein MSLWARICSAQEPEAYIMKAHYDLKGMYEIRVLFAAFIEERLSKDEKIPSEHTAHQFYKDLKSHIIDSARTVPVDFQYGEILSKMAHIQPIDFYSHLREGIAKEMEFIRNAASMPSHSFAPMGGGMDQLEELYNRIQELVKNIDMLKPNIQKTCSEFDQILTFCSSMNPQPPEMKTTLEQRYAAIYYQRNGVVMQLKEIVAEYEILHKSVIDVELKNWQRQQALAGNGAPLKDNLNQIQSCIELLLEIICKLAQLVDITRKSTNVDGGLDELHQRIRMQQEYLILSAFIVEKQPPQVMKTNTRFAAAVRWLVGPQLGINMNSPNIECIILSETQAQRHCSQRQMSDATPHSSGEILNNIGTMEYQQQSRVFSASFRNMQLKKIKRAEKKGTESVMDEKFALLFYTSVIVNDYRIRVWTLSLPVVVIVHGNQEPQSWATITWDNAFSEIVREPFQVPDRVSWARLADALYTKYVSATGRGPTEENKNFLYEKLFRNEYMMDQKDNISWTQFCKEPLPDRTFTFWDWFFSTMKLTKDQLVGPWKADLIVGFINKRTTEDILRRCTPGTFLLRFSDSELGGITVAFVREDGNVYMLAPWTAKDLNVRGLADRIQDLEMLKYVYPSNKNKDEAFGEFYSRTEEQGTRDGYVRNVIVTTVPEMRQPAANTTPNHAHSPNPHDIHMVTEDNMLYQPVNNMDDILSQLAQNNYPDGL; from the exons atgagttTGTGGGCAAGGATATGTAGTGCGCAGGAACCAGAGGCGTACATAATGAAAGCTCACTACGATTTAAAGGGCATGTATGAAATTCGTGTCCTTTTTGCAGCATTTATTGAAGAGCGATTGAG CAAAGATGAAAAGATTCCCAGCGAACATACAGCCCATCAATTTTATAAGGATCTTAAAAGTCACATTATAGATTCAGCTCGAACTGTTCCAGTTGATTTTCAGTATGGggaaattttaagtaaaatggcCCACATTCAACCAATAGATTTCTATTCACATCTCCGCGAAGGTATAGCCAAAGAAATGGAATTCATAAGAAATGCAGCATCAATGCCCAGCCATAGTTTTGCCCCAATGGGTGGTGGTATGGACCAACTTGAAGAGCTTTACAATCGCATTCAAGAACTCGTCAAGAACATCGATATGCTAAAGCCGAATATACAAAAGACCTGCAGTGAATTTGATCAAATCTTAACATTCTGCAGTTCAATGAATCCCCAGCCACCAGAAATGAAAACCACATTGGAACAACGTTACGCCGCAATATATTACCAGAGAAATGGTGTTGTAATGCAATTGAAAGAAATCGTTGCTGAATATGAAATTCTGCACAAATCTGTTATCGATGTGGAATTGAAGAATTGGCAGAGACAACAGGCATTGGCCGGGAATGGTGCACCTCTGAAAGATAACCTAAATCAAATACAAAGTTGTATTGAACTGTTGCTGGAGATTATTTGCAAATTGGCTCAATTGGTGGATATAACACGGAAAAGCACAAATGTCGATGGTGGACTTGATGAATTGCACCAGCGCATCAGGATGCAACAAGAATATTTGATATTATCTGCATTCATTGTTGAGAAACAACCGCCACAAGTGATGAAAACTAACACAAG gTTTGCAGCGGCTGTAAGGTGGTTGGTGGGTCCGCAACTGGGAATCAATATGAATAGTCCAAATATTGAATGCATAATTCTATCAG aaACACAAGCACAGCGTCATTGTAGCCAAAGGCAAATGAGCGATGCCACACCCCACTCATCCGGAGAAATCCTTAATAATATAGGAACTATGGAGTACCAACAACAGTCACGAGTGTTTTCTGCAAGTTTTAG aaatatgcaattgaaaaaaattaaacgagCTGAGAAAAAAGGAACTGAGAGTGTAATGGATGAAAAATTCGCCCTGCTTTTTTATACTTCTGTCATAGTTAATGACTATCGTATTCGA GTATGGACTTTGTCTCTTCCCGTTGTTGTGATTGTTCACGGTAATCAAGAACCACAGTCATGGGCCACTATCACATGGGATAATGCGTTTTCGGAAATTGTGCGAGAACCATTCCAAGTTCCCGACAGAGTTTCATGGGCTAGGCTAGCAGATGCGctatatacaaaatatgtatCTGCAACTGGACGGGGACCAAcagaggaaaataaaaattttcttt ATGAAAAATTGTTCCGAAATGAATACATGATGGACCAAAAAGATAATATCTCCTGGACACAATTTTGTAAGGAACCCTTGCCAGATCGTACATTTACGTTTTGGGATTGGTTCTTCTCAACCATGAAGCTTACTAAGGATCAATTGGTCGGTCCATGGAAGGCTGATTTGATTGTaggttttataaacaaaagaaccACCGAAGACATTCTTAGGAGATGTACTCCTGGAACTTTCCTTTTAAGATTTTCAGACAGTGAATTGG GTGGAATTACAGTAGCATTTGTTAGGGAAGATGGCAATGTTTATATGCTCGCTCCTTGGACGGCTAAGGATCTTAATGTTCGCGGCTTAGCGGATCGTATACAAGACTTGGAAATGCTAAAATATGTTTATCCCAGTAATAAGAACAAAGATGAAGCATTTGGTGAATTTTACTCCCGCACAG AAGAACAAGGAACTAGAGATGGTTACGTTCGAAATGTTATTGTAACAACTGTACCCGAAATGAGACAACCCGCCGCAAATACAACGCCCAATCATGCACACTCGCCAAATCCACATGACATACACATGGTGACAGA
- the LOC129944518 gene encoding signal transducer and transcription activator isoform X1, with protein MSLWARICSAQEPEAYIMKAHYDLKGMYEIRVLFAAFIEERLSKDEKIPSEHTAHQFYKDLKSHIIDSARTVPVDFQYGEILSKMAHIQPIDFYSHLREGIAKEMEFIRNAASMPSHSFAPMGGGMDQLEELYNRIQELVKNIDMLKPNIQKTCSEFDQILTFCSSMNPQPPEMKTTLEQRYAAIYYQRNGVVMQLKEIVAEYEILHKSVIDVELKNWQRQQALAGNGAPLKDNLNQIQSCIELLLEIICKLAQLVDITRKSTNVDGGLDELHQRIRMQQEYLILSAFIVEKQPPQVMKTNTRFAAAVRWLVGPQLGINMNSPNIECIILSETQAQRHCSQRQMSDATPHSSGEILNNIGTMEYQQQSRVFSASFRNMQLKKIKRAEKKGTESVMDEKFALLFYTSVIVNDYRIRVWTLSLPVVVIVHGNQEPQSWATITWDNAFSEIVREPFQVPDRVSWARLADALYTKYVSATGRGPTEENKNFLYEKLFRNEYMMDQKDNISWTQFCKEPLPDRTFTFWDWFFSTMKLTKDQLVGPWKADLIVGFINKRTTEDILRRCTPGTFLLRFSDSELGGITVAFVREDGNVYMLAPWTAKDLNVRGLADRIQDLEMLKYVYPSNKNKDEAFGEFYSRTEEQGTRDGYVRNVIVTTVPEMRQPAANTTPNHAHSPNPHDIHMVTDFQNSTIMHLDNMLYQPVNNMDDILSQLAQNNYPDGL; from the exons atgagttTGTGGGCAAGGATATGTAGTGCGCAGGAACCAGAGGCGTACATAATGAAAGCTCACTACGATTTAAAGGGCATGTATGAAATTCGTGTCCTTTTTGCAGCATTTATTGAAGAGCGATTGAG CAAAGATGAAAAGATTCCCAGCGAACATACAGCCCATCAATTTTATAAGGATCTTAAAAGTCACATTATAGATTCAGCTCGAACTGTTCCAGTTGATTTTCAGTATGGggaaattttaagtaaaatggcCCACATTCAACCAATAGATTTCTATTCACATCTCCGCGAAGGTATAGCCAAAGAAATGGAATTCATAAGAAATGCAGCATCAATGCCCAGCCATAGTTTTGCCCCAATGGGTGGTGGTATGGACCAACTTGAAGAGCTTTACAATCGCATTCAAGAACTCGTCAAGAACATCGATATGCTAAAGCCGAATATACAAAAGACCTGCAGTGAATTTGATCAAATCTTAACATTCTGCAGTTCAATGAATCCCCAGCCACCAGAAATGAAAACCACATTGGAACAACGTTACGCCGCAATATATTACCAGAGAAATGGTGTTGTAATGCAATTGAAAGAAATCGTTGCTGAATATGAAATTCTGCACAAATCTGTTATCGATGTGGAATTGAAGAATTGGCAGAGACAACAGGCATTGGCCGGGAATGGTGCACCTCTGAAAGATAACCTAAATCAAATACAAAGTTGTATTGAACTGTTGCTGGAGATTATTTGCAAATTGGCTCAATTGGTGGATATAACACGGAAAAGCACAAATGTCGATGGTGGACTTGATGAATTGCACCAGCGCATCAGGATGCAACAAGAATATTTGATATTATCTGCATTCATTGTTGAGAAACAACCGCCACAAGTGATGAAAACTAACACAAG gTTTGCAGCGGCTGTAAGGTGGTTGGTGGGTCCGCAACTGGGAATCAATATGAATAGTCCAAATATTGAATGCATAATTCTATCAG aaACACAAGCACAGCGTCATTGTAGCCAAAGGCAAATGAGCGATGCCACACCCCACTCATCCGGAGAAATCCTTAATAATATAGGAACTATGGAGTACCAACAACAGTCACGAGTGTTTTCTGCAAGTTTTAG aaatatgcaattgaaaaaaattaaacgagCTGAGAAAAAAGGAACTGAGAGTGTAATGGATGAAAAATTCGCCCTGCTTTTTTATACTTCTGTCATAGTTAATGACTATCGTATTCGA GTATGGACTTTGTCTCTTCCCGTTGTTGTGATTGTTCACGGTAATCAAGAACCACAGTCATGGGCCACTATCACATGGGATAATGCGTTTTCGGAAATTGTGCGAGAACCATTCCAAGTTCCCGACAGAGTTTCATGGGCTAGGCTAGCAGATGCGctatatacaaaatatgtatCTGCAACTGGACGGGGACCAAcagaggaaaataaaaattttcttt ATGAAAAATTGTTCCGAAATGAATACATGATGGACCAAAAAGATAATATCTCCTGGACACAATTTTGTAAGGAACCCTTGCCAGATCGTACATTTACGTTTTGGGATTGGTTCTTCTCAACCATGAAGCTTACTAAGGATCAATTGGTCGGTCCATGGAAGGCTGATTTGATTGTaggttttataaacaaaagaaccACCGAAGACATTCTTAGGAGATGTACTCCTGGAACTTTCCTTTTAAGATTTTCAGACAGTGAATTGG GTGGAATTACAGTAGCATTTGTTAGGGAAGATGGCAATGTTTATATGCTCGCTCCTTGGACGGCTAAGGATCTTAATGTTCGCGGCTTAGCGGATCGTATACAAGACTTGGAAATGCTAAAATATGTTTATCCCAGTAATAAGAACAAAGATGAAGCATTTGGTGAATTTTACTCCCGCACAG AAGAACAAGGAACTAGAGATGGTTACGTTCGAAATGTTATTGTAACAACTGTACCCGAAATGAGACAACCCGCCGCAAATACAACGCCCAATCATGCACACTCGCCAAATCCACATGACATACACATGGTGACAGA